A single window of Halobacillus naozhouensis DNA harbors:
- the lepA gene encoding translation elongation factor 4 gives MTSQSRQERVRNFSIIAHIDHGKSTLADRILEKTRALTQRQMKEQFLDAMDLERERGITIKLNAVQLNYTSNDQQDYTFHLIDTPGHVDFTYEVSRSLAACEGAILVVDAAQGIEAQTLANVYLALENDLEIIPVINKIDLPGADPERIKQEIEDVIGIDASDAILASAKEGVGIDEILERIVTDIPAPEGNADDPLKALIFDSLYDSYRGVVAYTCVREGSIKVGDKIKMMATGKEFEVNEVGVFKPTPTSLKELHVGDVGYLTASIKNIGDSRVGDTITSAARPAETPLPGYKKLNPMVFCGLYPVDANNYNDLRDALERLELNDSSLQFEPETSQALGFGFRCGFLGMLHMEIIQERIEREYKIDLITTAPSVIYQVTLTDGEEIEVDNPSMMPDHQKVEDVQEPYVKATIMVPNDYVGPVMEICQRKRGNFMDMQYLDDNRVNVVYDIPLSEIVYDFFDSLKSQTKGYASFDYDLIGYRASNLVKMDILLNGDTIDALSFIVHRDFAYERGKIIAEKLKKLIPRQQFEVPVQAAIGNKIVARTTIKAMRKNVLSKCYGGDISRKRKLLEKQKEGKKRMKMVGSVEVPQEAFMSVLEINDD, from the coding sequence TTGACAAGTCAATCTAGACAGGAAAGGGTCCGTAACTTCTCGATTATTGCCCATATCGATCATGGGAAATCGACATTGGCTGACCGGATTCTTGAAAAAACAAGAGCTTTAACACAAAGACAAATGAAAGAACAATTTTTAGATGCGATGGACCTTGAACGCGAGCGGGGCATAACCATTAAACTTAATGCTGTTCAACTGAACTATACATCCAATGATCAACAGGATTATACGTTTCATTTAATAGATACCCCTGGACATGTCGATTTTACATACGAAGTGTCCCGCAGTCTGGCTGCATGTGAGGGAGCCATACTAGTTGTAGATGCTGCTCAGGGAATTGAAGCCCAGACGTTAGCAAATGTATATTTAGCGTTGGAGAATGACCTGGAGATCATCCCGGTCATTAATAAAATTGATCTCCCTGGTGCAGATCCGGAGAGGATAAAACAAGAGATTGAGGACGTTATCGGTATTGATGCTTCAGATGCCATCTTAGCATCGGCAAAAGAAGGAGTAGGGATTGATGAAATTTTAGAGCGGATTGTAACAGATATTCCTGCTCCTGAAGGAAATGCAGATGATCCTCTTAAAGCGCTGATTTTTGACTCGCTGTACGATTCGTATCGCGGAGTAGTAGCTTATACTTGTGTTCGCGAGGGTTCTATAAAAGTTGGCGATAAAATCAAGATGATGGCTACAGGAAAAGAATTTGAAGTGAATGAGGTAGGCGTTTTCAAACCGACACCAACCTCGTTAAAAGAACTTCATGTTGGTGATGTAGGCTATTTAACAGCGTCTATAAAAAATATCGGTGATTCACGGGTAGGGGATACGATTACCTCAGCTGCTCGACCAGCAGAAACCCCGCTGCCGGGTTATAAGAAACTGAATCCGATGGTATTCTGTGGACTATACCCTGTGGATGCTAATAATTATAATGACTTAAGAGATGCGCTTGAGCGATTGGAGTTAAACGATTCTTCACTTCAATTTGAACCAGAAACCTCTCAGGCCCTTGGGTTTGGCTTCCGTTGCGGATTTTTGGGAATGCTCCACATGGAAATTATTCAAGAACGGATTGAGCGTGAATACAAAATTGACCTGATCACTACCGCACCGAGTGTGATCTATCAGGTTACGTTAACGGATGGAGAAGAAATCGAAGTCGATAATCCATCTATGATGCCTGATCATCAGAAGGTTGAAGATGTCCAGGAACCGTACGTTAAAGCAACCATTATGGTACCCAATGATTATGTTGGGCCTGTAATGGAAATTTGCCAGCGCAAACGCGGGAATTTTATGGACATGCAATATCTTGATGATAATCGAGTGAATGTTGTCTATGATATTCCATTGTCTGAAATTGTTTATGATTTCTTTGATTCATTGAAGTCACAGACGAAAGGTTATGCTTCATTTGATTACGACTTGATTGGTTATCGAGCATCTAATCTTGTGAAAATGGATATTTTACTTAATGGCGATACAATCGATGCTCTCTCTTTCATCGTGCACCGTGATTTTGCGTACGAACGTGGTAAAATCATTGCTGAAAAGTTAAAAAAACTAATTCCTCGTCAGCAATTTGAAGTGCCAGTGCAGGCAGCAATTGGCAATAAAATTGTTGCCCGCACCACGATTAAAGCGATGAGGAAAAATGTATTATCCAAATGTTATGGCGGAGACATCTCACGTAAACGTAAACTTCTTGAAAAACAAAAAGAAGGGAAAAAACGTATGAAGATGGTCGGTTCTGTAGAAGTACCGCAAGAAGCATTTATGTCTGTATTAGAGATTAATGATGATTAA
- the spoIIP gene encoding stage II sporulation protein P yields the protein MSPIKKYPKKGRNYIKRWSKWLVLSLAILLLLFIGIGILTGAKTTYRLYSETIQNFTTQLEGSDFLYLFEMENKIYANAHPEGADLPSLSHLSFKMLTSVTPNDPRSLLGREIPGLSSYNSEIIIAGEGTNYTNLPVESQPPLDVVLQDREAVEPENNEKVPPPEKDNKKDTGDRNVVFIYSTHNRESFFPHLPEGTKHAFHDKVNITKVGERLKEALEANGIGTKVSQSDITTTANEKGIGSYAASRSVVKEAIATNDDIKYIFDLHRDSVPRDVTTTEIDGETYARTIFVIGAKHPDYEKNLKIATELHQMMEKQYPGLSRGVLTKKGSGSNGIYNQDLFGRALLIEFGGKYNSLDEAYRTADAMAEVFSDYYWQKAEKVSSDS from the coding sequence ATGTCACCGATCAAAAAGTATCCAAAAAAAGGTCGAAACTACATAAAACGCTGGTCTAAGTGGCTTGTCCTGTCTTTAGCCATTTTGTTGCTGTTATTTATCGGGATCGGAATTCTTACAGGTGCCAAAACGACGTATCGCCTTTATTCAGAAACCATCCAGAACTTTACTACACAGCTTGAAGGAAGTGACTTCTTATATTTATTTGAAATGGAAAATAAAATTTATGCCAATGCTCATCCGGAAGGGGCAGACCTTCCGAGCCTTTCGCATTTGTCTTTTAAAATGCTGACGAGCGTAACCCCGAATGACCCTCGAAGTCTTCTTGGGAGGGAGATCCCTGGCCTATCCTCCTATAATAGTGAAATTATTATTGCAGGGGAAGGAACCAACTACACGAACTTGCCGGTAGAATCACAACCACCGCTCGATGTTGTGTTACAAGACAGGGAAGCTGTAGAACCAGAAAACAATGAAAAGGTACCGCCACCAGAAAAAGACAACAAAAAAGATACAGGGGATCGTAATGTAGTATTTATTTATTCTACACACAATCGCGAATCGTTCTTTCCACATTTACCAGAAGGAACAAAGCATGCCTTTCACGATAAAGTAAATATCACAAAAGTAGGTGAGCGTCTTAAGGAAGCACTGGAAGCCAACGGCATTGGAACAAAAGTGAGTCAATCAGATATCACTACTACAGCAAATGAAAAAGGAATAGGTTCATATGCTGCTTCAAGATCAGTCGTTAAAGAAGCCATTGCCACAAACGATGACATCAAGTATATTTTTGACCTTCACCGAGATAGTGTACCTAGGGATGTTACCACGACGGAGATTGATGGAGAAACTTATGCTCGAACGATTTTTGTAATAGGAGCAAAGCATCCGGATTATGAAAAAAATTTAAAAATTGCTACAGAACTCCATCAAATGATGGAAAAGCAATATCCTGGATTGAGCCGGGGCGTTCTTACTAAAAAAGGTAGTGGGTCAAATGGTATATACAATCAAGATTTATTTGGCAGAGCATTGTTAATTGAATTTGGGGGCAAATATAATAGTTTGGATGAGGCGTACCGGACAGCAGATGCAATGGCAGAAGTGTTTAGTGATTACTACTGGCAGAAGGCAGAGAAAGTATCATCAGATTCATAA